The following are encoded together in the Bubalus kerabau isolate K-KA32 ecotype Philippines breed swamp buffalo chromosome 3, PCC_UOA_SB_1v2, whole genome shotgun sequence genome:
- the PPT2 gene encoding lysosomal thioesterase PPT2 isoform X2 encodes MLGLPGRRLPSAEFLLLLPFLLLLLLLLLLPAAPAPHRAAYKPVIVVHGLFDSSYSFRHLLEYINETHPGTAVTVLDLFDGRESLRPLWEQVQGFREAVAPIMAKALQGVHLICYSQGGLVCRALLSVMDEHNVDSFISLSSPQMGQYGDTNYLKWLFPTSMRSNLYRICYSPWGQEFSICNYWHDPHHDDLYLNASSFLALINGERDHPNATAWRKNFLRLGRLVLIGGPDDGVITPWQSSFFGFYDANETVLEMEKQLVYLRDSFGLKTLLARGAIVRCPMAGISHTAWHSNRTLYETCIEPWLS; translated from the exons ATGCTGGGGCTCCCGGGGAGGCGGCTCCCTTCGGCGGAGTTCCTGCTCCTGTTgccattcctgctgctgctgctgctgctgcttctgctgcccgCCGCCCCCGCGCCCCATCGGGCTGCCTACAAGCCGGTCATAGTGGTGCACGGGCTCTTTGACAGTTCGTACAGCTTCCGCCACCTGCTGGAATACATCAATGAG ACACACCCTGGGACTGCGGTGACAGTGCTCGATCTCTTCGATGGGAGAGAGAGTTTGCGACCCCTGTGGGAACAGGTGCAAGGGTTCCGAGAGGCTGTGGCCCCCATCATGGCAAAGGCTCTTCAAGGGGTGCACCTCATCTGCTACTCCCAGG GGGGCCTGGTGTGCCGGGCACTCCTGTCTGTGATGGATGAACACAATGTGGATTCTTTCATCTCTCTGTCCTCTCCACAGATGGGACAGTATGGAG ACACAAACTATTTGAAGTGGCTGTTTCCCACCTCCATGAGGTCTAACCTCTACCGGATCTGCTACAGCCCGTGGGGCCAGGAATTCTCCATCTGCAACTACTGGCATG ACCCTCACCATGATGACTTGTACCTCAATGCCAGCAGCTTCCTGGCCCTGATCAATGGGGAAAGAGACCATCCCAATGCCACTG CTTGGCGGAAGAACTTTCTGCGTTTGGGCCGCCTGGTGCTGATTGGGGGCCCTGATGATGGTGTCAttactccctggcagtccag CTTCTTTGGTTTCTATGATGCAAATGAGACAGTCCTGGAGATGGAGAAGCAACTG GTTTATCTGCGGGACTCTTTTGGGTTGAAGACTCTGCTTGCCCGGGGGGCCATAGTGAGGTGTCCAATGGCTGGGATCTCCCACACAGCCTGGCACTCCAACCGTACCCTTTATGAGACCTGCATTGAACCTTGGCTCTCCTGA
- the PRRT1 gene encoding proline-rich transmembrane protein 1 isoform X2, producing MSSEKSGLPDSVPHTSPPPYNAPQPPAEPPAPPPQTAPSSHHHHHHHYHQSGTATLPRLGAGGLASGAAAQRGPSSSATLPRPPHHAPPGPAAGAPPPGCATLPRMPPDPYLQETRFEGPLPPPPPAAAAPPPPAPSHTAQAPGFVVPTHTGAVGTLPLGGYVAPGYPLQLQPCTAYVPVYPVGTPYAGATPGGTGVTSTLPPPPQGPGLALLEPRRPPHDYMPIAVLTTICCFWPTGIIAIFKAVQVRTALARGDMVSAEIASREARNFSFISLAVGIAAMVLCTILTVVIIIAAQHHENYWDP from the exons ATGTCATCCGAAAAGTCAg gcctccctgactcAGTCCCTCACACCTCTCCACCACCCTACAAtgccccccagccccccgccgaacctcctgccccgcccccacagaCAGCCCCTTCCtcgcaccatcaccaccaccaccactaccaccagtCGGGCACTGCCACCCTCCCGCGCTTAGGGGCAGGGGGCCTGGCTTCTGGGGCCGCCGCTCAGCGCGGTCCCTCGTCCTCCGCCACCTTGCCAAGGCCCCCACACCATGCCCCTCCCGGCCCGGCCGCAGGGGCGCCCCCACCCGGCTGCGCTACCTTGCCCCGCATGCCACCCGACCCTTACCTGCAGGAGACTCGCTTCGAGGGCCCACTGCCCCCaccgccgcccgccgccgccgccccgcccccgccggcgCCCTCTCATACTGCCCAGGCCCCGGGCTTCGTGGTGCCCACGCACACGGGAGCGGTAGGCACGCTGCCGCTGGGTGGCTACGTAGCCCCGGGTTACCCTTTACAGCTGCAGCCTTGCACTGCCTACGTGCCGGTCTATCCGGTGGGCACG CCCTATGCAGGAGCGACCCCGGGGGGAACAGGAGTAACCTCCACgctccccccgccaccccagggcccagggctggcCCTGCTGGAGCCAAGGCGCCCGCCCCACGACTACATGCCCATCGCGGTGCTGACCACCATCTGCTGCTTCTGGCCTACAGGCATCATTGCCATCTTCAAGGCAGTGCAG GTGCGCACGGCCTTGGCCCGCGGAGACATGGTGTCAGCTGAAATCGCTTCACGCGAGGCCCGGAACTTCTCCTTTATTTCCCTGGCGGTGGGCATTGCAGCCATGGTGCTCTGTACCATCCTAACCGTAGTCATCATCATTGCAGCGCAGCACCACGAGAACTATTGGGATCCGTAA
- the EGFL8 gene encoding epidermal growth factor-like protein 8 isoform X2, producing the protein MGSRAEPCTVLGGLWFLLILMTGEGAKGGALKESQGVCSKQTLVVPLRYNESYSQPVYKPYLTLCSGRRVCSTYRTTYRVAWREVRREVRQTHAVCCQGWKKRHPGALTCDEAICAKPCQNGGVCVRPDQCECARGWGGKHCHVDVDECRTGVTLCSHRCLNTAGSFTCGCPHGLVLGLDGRTCAERAPEPPTSASILNVAVREAGLDKRALRREIGELRGRLERLEQAPVRTTAWAQASKGEDKEPLQSPCPLIYTETGLTNPLGLAG; encoded by the exons ATGGGGTCCAGGGCTGAGCCGTGCACTGTCTTAGGCGGACTCTGGTTCCTCCTGATACTGATGACAGGCGAGGGGGCCAAGGGTGGAGCCCTCAAAGAGAG TCAGGGGGTCTGCTCCAAGCAGACCCTGGTGGTCCCACTCCGTTACAATGAGTCCTACAGCCAACCTGTATATAAGCCCTATCTGACCCTGTGCTCTGGAAGGCGTGTCTGCAGCACCTACAG GACCACGTACCGCGTGGCCTGGAGGGAGGTGCGGAGGGAGGTGCGGCAGACCCACGCCGTGTGCTgccagggctggaagaagcggcATCCTGGGGCACTCACCTGTGATGAAG CCATCTGCGCCAAGCCCTGCCAGAATGGAGGCGTCTGCGTTCGGCCGGACCAGTGCGAGTGCGCCCGGGGCTGGGGTGGGAAGCACTGTCACGTGG ATGTGGATGAATGCAGAACCGGCGTCACTCTCTGCTCGCATCGCTGCCTCAATACGGCGGGCAGTTTCACCTGTGGCTGCCCGCACGGCCTGGTGCTGGGCCTGGATGGGCGTACTTGCGCGGAGAGGGCCCCAGAGCCCCCGACCAGTGCCAGCATCCTCAATGTGGCCG TTCGTGAGGCTGGACTTGATAAGCGTGCCCTGAGGCGGGAGATTGGTGAGCTGCGAGGGCGCCTGGAGAGGCTGGAGCAG GCTCCTGTGAGGACAACAGCCTGGGCCCAGGCCTCAAAGGGCGAAGATAAGGAGCCTCTGCAGAGCCCTTGCCCTCTAATTTATACAGAAACTGGACTCACTAATCCTCTGGGATTGGCTGGCTAG
- the PPT2 gene encoding lysosomal thioesterase PPT2 isoform X1 yields MKSCGSMLGLPGRRLPSAEFLLLLPFLLLLLLLLLLPAAPAPHRAAYKPVIVVHGLFDSSYSFRHLLEYINETHPGTAVTVLDLFDGRESLRPLWEQVQGFREAVAPIMAKALQGVHLICYSQGGLVCRALLSVMDEHNVDSFISLSSPQMGQYGDTNYLKWLFPTSMRSNLYRICYSPWGQEFSICNYWHDPHHDDLYLNASSFLALINGERDHPNATAWRKNFLRLGRLVLIGGPDDGVITPWQSSFFGFYDANETVLEMEKQLVYLRDSFGLKTLLARGAIVRCPMAGISHTAWHSNRTLYETCIEPWLS; encoded by the exons ATGAAGAGTT GCGGAAGCATGCTGGGGCTCCCGGGGAGGCGGCTCCCTTCGGCGGAGTTCCTGCTCCTGTTgccattcctgctgctgctgctgctgctgcttctgctgcccgCCGCCCCCGCGCCCCATCGGGCTGCCTACAAGCCGGTCATAGTGGTGCACGGGCTCTTTGACAGTTCGTACAGCTTCCGCCACCTGCTGGAATACATCAATGAG ACACACCCTGGGACTGCGGTGACAGTGCTCGATCTCTTCGATGGGAGAGAGAGTTTGCGACCCCTGTGGGAACAGGTGCAAGGGTTCCGAGAGGCTGTGGCCCCCATCATGGCAAAGGCTCTTCAAGGGGTGCACCTCATCTGCTACTCCCAGG GGGGCCTGGTGTGCCGGGCACTCCTGTCTGTGATGGATGAACACAATGTGGATTCTTTCATCTCTCTGTCCTCTCCACAGATGGGACAGTATGGAG ACACAAACTATTTGAAGTGGCTGTTTCCCACCTCCATGAGGTCTAACCTCTACCGGATCTGCTACAGCCCGTGGGGCCAGGAATTCTCCATCTGCAACTACTGGCATG ACCCTCACCATGATGACTTGTACCTCAATGCCAGCAGCTTCCTGGCCCTGATCAATGGGGAAAGAGACCATCCCAATGCCACTG CTTGGCGGAAGAACTTTCTGCGTTTGGGCCGCCTGGTGCTGATTGGGGGCCCTGATGATGGTGTCAttactccctggcagtccag CTTCTTTGGTTTCTATGATGCAAATGAGACAGTCCTGGAGATGGAGAAGCAACTG GTTTATCTGCGGGACTCTTTTGGGTTGAAGACTCTGCTTGCCCGGGGGGCCATAGTGAGGTGTCCAATGGCTGGGATCTCCCACACAGCCTGGCACTCCAACCGTACCCTTTATGAGACCTGCATTGAACCTTGGCTCTCCTGA
- the PRRT1 gene encoding proline-rich transmembrane protein 1 isoform X1, translated as MPGLEEARHSPKAERDQVGVSLKGSPSLASVPLSSPLSAFPPPPAATVFISPSLRCCRLRNLRTQTPVLARDPDSGLRLHGSCPRESASMSSEKSGLPDSVPHTSPPPYNAPQPPAEPPAPPPQTAPSSHHHHHHHYHQSGTATLPRLGAGGLASGAAAQRGPSSSATLPRPPHHAPPGPAAGAPPPGCATLPRMPPDPYLQETRFEGPLPPPPPAAAAPPPPAPSHTAQAPGFVVPTHTGAVGTLPLGGYVAPGYPLQLQPCTAYVPVYPVGTPYAGATPGGTGVTSTLPPPPQGPGLALLEPRRPPHDYMPIAVLTTICCFWPTGIIAIFKAVQVRTALARGDMVSAEIASREARNFSFISLAVGIAAMVLCTILTVVIIIAAQHHENYWDP; from the exons ATGCCGGGGTTAGAGGAGGCGAGACATAGTCCAAAAGCGGAGAGAGACCAAGTGGGGGTATCTCTGAAGGGTTCCCCCTCCCTCGCCTCGGTCCCTTTAAGCTCCCCCCTCTCAgctttccctccgccccccgccGCCACAGTCTTCATCTCTCCATCTCTGCGCTGCTGCCGGCTGCGCAATCTGCGCACCCAGACTCCGGTGCTAGCCAGGGACCCCGACTCCGGACTCCGGCTGCACGGATCTTGTCCCAGGGAGAGCGCAAGCATGTCATCCGAAAAGTCAg gcctccctgactcAGTCCCTCACACCTCTCCACCACCCTACAAtgccccccagccccccgccgaacctcctgccccgcccccacagaCAGCCCCTTCCtcgcaccatcaccaccaccaccactaccaccagtCGGGCACTGCCACCCTCCCGCGCTTAGGGGCAGGGGGCCTGGCTTCTGGGGCCGCCGCTCAGCGCGGTCCCTCGTCCTCCGCCACCTTGCCAAGGCCCCCACACCATGCCCCTCCCGGCCCGGCCGCAGGGGCGCCCCCACCCGGCTGCGCTACCTTGCCCCGCATGCCACCCGACCCTTACCTGCAGGAGACTCGCTTCGAGGGCCCACTGCCCCCaccgccgcccgccgccgccgccccgcccccgccggcgCCCTCTCATACTGCCCAGGCCCCGGGCTTCGTGGTGCCCACGCACACGGGAGCGGTAGGCACGCTGCCGCTGGGTGGCTACGTAGCCCCGGGTTACCCTTTACAGCTGCAGCCTTGCACTGCCTACGTGCCGGTCTATCCGGTGGGCACG CCCTATGCAGGAGCGACCCCGGGGGGAACAGGAGTAACCTCCACgctccccccgccaccccagggcccagggctggcCCTGCTGGAGCCAAGGCGCCCGCCCCACGACTACATGCCCATCGCGGTGCTGACCACCATCTGCTGCTTCTGGCCTACAGGCATCATTGCCATCTTCAAGGCAGTGCAG GTGCGCACGGCCTTGGCCCGCGGAGACATGGTGTCAGCTGAAATCGCTTCACGCGAGGCCCGGAACTTCTCCTTTATTTCCCTGGCGGTGGGCATTGCAGCCATGGTGCTCTGTACCATCCTAACCGTAGTCATCATCATTGCAGCGCAGCACCACGAGAACTATTGGGATCCGTAA
- the EGFL8 gene encoding epidermal growth factor-like protein 8 isoform X1, whose amino-acid sequence MGSRAEPCTVLGGLWFLLILMTGEGAKGGALKESQGVCSKQTLVVPLRYNESYSQPVYKPYLTLCSGRRVCSTYRTTYRVAWREVRREVRQTHAVCCQGWKKRHPGALTCDEAICAKPCQNGGVCVRPDQCECARGWGGKHCHVDVDECRTGVTLCSHRCLNTAGSFTCGCPHGLVLGLDGRTCAERAPEPPTSASILNVAVREAGLDKRALRREIGELRGRLERLEQWAGQAGAWVRAVLPVPPEELQPEQVAELWGRGDRIESLSDQVLLLEERLGTCSCEDNSLGPGLKGRR is encoded by the exons ATGGGGTCCAGGGCTGAGCCGTGCACTGTCTTAGGCGGACTCTGGTTCCTCCTGATACTGATGACAGGCGAGGGGGCCAAGGGTGGAGCCCTCAAAGAGAG TCAGGGGGTCTGCTCCAAGCAGACCCTGGTGGTCCCACTCCGTTACAATGAGTCCTACAGCCAACCTGTATATAAGCCCTATCTGACCCTGTGCTCTGGAAGGCGTGTCTGCAGCACCTACAG GACCACGTACCGCGTGGCCTGGAGGGAGGTGCGGAGGGAGGTGCGGCAGACCCACGCCGTGTGCTgccagggctggaagaagcggcATCCTGGGGCACTCACCTGTGATGAAG CCATCTGCGCCAAGCCCTGCCAGAATGGAGGCGTCTGCGTTCGGCCGGACCAGTGCGAGTGCGCCCGGGGCTGGGGTGGGAAGCACTGTCACGTGG ATGTGGATGAATGCAGAACCGGCGTCACTCTCTGCTCGCATCGCTGCCTCAATACGGCGGGCAGTTTCACCTGTGGCTGCCCGCACGGCCTGGTGCTGGGCCTGGATGGGCGTACTTGCGCGGAGAGGGCCCCAGAGCCCCCGACCAGTGCCAGCATCCTCAATGTGGCCG TTCGTGAGGCTGGACTTGATAAGCGTGCCCTGAGGCGGGAGATTGGTGAGCTGCGAGGGCGCCTGGAGAGGCTGGAGCAG TGGGCCGGTCAGGCTGGGGCCTGGGTCCGAGCGGTGCTGCCCGTGCCCCCGGAAGAGCTGCAGCCCGAACAGGTGGCGGAGCTGTGGGGCCGGGGCGATAGGATCGAGTCTCTCAGTGACCAGGTGCTGCTGCTGGAGGAGAGACTGGGCACCT GCTCCTGTGAGGACAACAGCCTGGGCCCAGGCCTCAAAGGGCGAAGATAA